The proteins below come from a single Harpia harpyja isolate bHarHar1 chromosome 2, bHarHar1 primary haplotype, whole genome shotgun sequence genomic window:
- the PPP1R3B gene encoding protein phosphatase 1 regulatory subunit 3B isoform X1 yields MHCTRVLDYFPHKQAMAVDVAMQLYLCSSPLRREKCACKIAPKPSKPLRPCIQLSSKTTLNGPEEAANSFTHNKVKKRVSFADSRGFALTMVKVFSEFDDPLDIPFNITELIDNIVGLTTVERDSFVLDFVQPSVDYLDFRNRLQADCVCLENCMLKERSVVGTVKVRNLAFEKTVKIRMTFDTWKNFVDYPCQYVKDTYGGSDRDTFSFDISLPEGIQSHERVEFAISFECNGKVYWDSNKGTNYRIIRSELKSAQEAVRPPQGPDFGSAFDQFGSPRCSYGLFPEWPSYSGYEKLGPYY; encoded by the exons ATGCACTGCACCAG AGTATTAGACTATTTTCCTCACAAACAAGCAATGGCTGTGGATGTAGCAATGCAGCTATACCTGTGCTCCTCACCCTTGCGGAGAGAGAAGTGTGCCTGCAAAATTGCTCCAAAGCCAAGCAAGCCGTTGCGGCCGTGCATCCAGCTGAGTAGCAAAACTACACTGAATGGACCAGAAGAGGCAGCAAACTCCTTCACACACAACAAAGTGAAGAAGAGGGTGTCGTTTGCAGATAGCAGAGGCTTTGCTTTGACGATGGTTAAGGTGTTCTCAGAGTTTGATGATCCGCTAGATATTCCTTTCAACATCACCGAGCTGATAGACAACATTGTGGGCCTAACAACAGTGGAGAGGGACAGCTTTGTCCTGGATTTTGTTCAGCCCTCTGTGGACTACCTGGACTTCAGAAACCGCCTCCAGGCAGACTGTGTCTGCCTTGAAAACTGTATGCTAAAGGAGCGATCTGTTGTGGGAACAGTGAAGGTGAGGAACCTCGCTTTTGAAAAGACTGTGAAGATCAGGATGACATTTGACACCTGGAAAAACTTTGTAGATTACCCATGCCAGTATGTCAAGGATACGTATGGAGGGTCAGATCGGGACACATTTTCCTTCGACATCAGCTTGCCTGAGGGAATTCAGTCCCATGAAAGAGTAGAGTTTGCCATCTCCTTTGAGTGCAATGGGAAGGTGTACTGGGACAGCAACAAGGGCACAAATTACAGGATCATACGGTCAGAACTGAAGTCTGCCCAAGAAGCTGTCCGCCCCCCGCAGGGCCCTGACTTTGGCAGCGCCTTTGACCAGTTTGGGAGCCCTCGGTGCTCCTACGGCCTCTTTCCTGAGTGGCCCAGCTATTCGGGCTATGAGAAGCTAGGGCCTTACTATTGA
- the PPP1R3B gene encoding protein phosphatase 1 regulatory subunit 3B isoform X2 yields MAVDVAMQLYLCSSPLRREKCACKIAPKPSKPLRPCIQLSSKTTLNGPEEAANSFTHNKVKKRVSFADSRGFALTMVKVFSEFDDPLDIPFNITELIDNIVGLTTVERDSFVLDFVQPSVDYLDFRNRLQADCVCLENCMLKERSVVGTVKVRNLAFEKTVKIRMTFDTWKNFVDYPCQYVKDTYGGSDRDTFSFDISLPEGIQSHERVEFAISFECNGKVYWDSNKGTNYRIIRSELKSAQEAVRPPQGPDFGSAFDQFGSPRCSYGLFPEWPSYSGYEKLGPYY; encoded by the coding sequence ATGGCTGTGGATGTAGCAATGCAGCTATACCTGTGCTCCTCACCCTTGCGGAGAGAGAAGTGTGCCTGCAAAATTGCTCCAAAGCCAAGCAAGCCGTTGCGGCCGTGCATCCAGCTGAGTAGCAAAACTACACTGAATGGACCAGAAGAGGCAGCAAACTCCTTCACACACAACAAAGTGAAGAAGAGGGTGTCGTTTGCAGATAGCAGAGGCTTTGCTTTGACGATGGTTAAGGTGTTCTCAGAGTTTGATGATCCGCTAGATATTCCTTTCAACATCACCGAGCTGATAGACAACATTGTGGGCCTAACAACAGTGGAGAGGGACAGCTTTGTCCTGGATTTTGTTCAGCCCTCTGTGGACTACCTGGACTTCAGAAACCGCCTCCAGGCAGACTGTGTCTGCCTTGAAAACTGTATGCTAAAGGAGCGATCTGTTGTGGGAACAGTGAAGGTGAGGAACCTCGCTTTTGAAAAGACTGTGAAGATCAGGATGACATTTGACACCTGGAAAAACTTTGTAGATTACCCATGCCAGTATGTCAAGGATACGTATGGAGGGTCAGATCGGGACACATTTTCCTTCGACATCAGCTTGCCTGAGGGAATTCAGTCCCATGAAAGAGTAGAGTTTGCCATCTCCTTTGAGTGCAATGGGAAGGTGTACTGGGACAGCAACAAGGGCACAAATTACAGGATCATACGGTCAGAACTGAAGTCTGCCCAAGAAGCTGTCCGCCCCCCGCAGGGCCCTGACTTTGGCAGCGCCTTTGACCAGTTTGGGAGCCCTCGGTGCTCCTACGGCCTCTTTCCTGAGTGGCCCAGCTATTCGGGCTATGAGAAGCTAGGGCCTTACTATTGA